Part of the Rhodohalobacter sp. 614A genome is shown below.
GATTACGCAAACGCTTCAGAAATATATCAAGAAGGTTCAGTTTCTGAGAGCGATCAAGGACAAGCATTTTTTGAAGAAATTACTGAACAGCTAAACATCTCCTATAAACATGAGGAAAATGATTTTATTGAATTTAACCGGGAGACACTCATTCCTCATATGGTTTCCCGGGAAGGTCCGGCGATTGCTGTTGCTGATGTGAACGGGGATGGATTAGACGATTTTTTTGCGGGTGGTGCCAAACGTCAGCCAGCTTCACTTTATATCCAACAAGATAACGGCACTTTTCAACAGAAGAATATTTCGGCTTTTGAGGAAGATTTTATACAGGAAGATGTTGATGCGAAATTCGCTGATTTTACCGGTGACGGACACACCGATTTACTTGTTGTGAGTGGAGGAAATGAATACTCCGGCAGTTCAGAATATATGCCGCCACGACTGTATTTAAATGACGGCAAAGGAAATTTTATTCGGGATAATGAACGGCTACCGGATTTATATATCACAGGCTCTGTAGCTGCGGTTAGTGATGTCAATCAGGATGGATTGCCAGATCTTTTTATTGGAGCCAGAGCGGTTCCCTGGAATTACGGTCATCGCCCGGAAAGTTATCTTTTAATCAACCGGGGAGAGGGTTTTTTTAGAATTGATACTACCGAGTTTGGAAAGCAATTTTCAGATTTAGGGCTTGTTACCGGAGCTGTATGGTCTGATATGGATTTGGATGGAAAACCCGATTTGGTTATTTCCTCAGAATGGGAATCCATTAAAATTGTATTCGGTGATCAGGACAAAAGAATTCAGGAGCTTCGTGGTTCTTCCGGTCTTTGGAATACGGTTGTTGTTAGAGATTTGAATCACGATGGCTGGCCGGATATACTGGCTGGGAATCTTGGTTTGAATTCCAAGTTTAAAGCATCGTCCGACAAACCCTTGCGAATGTACGTGAATGATTATGATAACAATGGAATCATAGAGCAGATAGTTACATACGTTGATAAAAATGGGAGAGAACGACTCTTTGCCACAAAGGATGAGCTTGAAGAACAACTACCCTATATCAGGGAGCGATTTGAGGGATACCAGGCTTTTGCCGAAGCTGATTTGTATGATGTCCTTGATCAAGATCTTTTGAATCAATCCATTCAATATGAAGCAGAAGAATTACACTCTGTTGTGTTCATGAATAATGAAAATGGCTTTATCAAAAAAGCTTTACCTATTGAAGTTCAGTTTTCCCCGGTTTATGATTTCTTCATTCATGACTTAAATAGCGATGGTTCTGAGGATGTTATTTCTGTGGGAAATTTTCTGAACGCCAACATCCAGCGGGGGCGTTATGATGCCGGCTATGGAAGCATTTTGTTTAATGATGGAAATGGCAATTTAGATCACATCCCCAACAGGGAAGCTGATTGGTTTTTGAACGGTCAAATCCGAAGAGCAGAAATGATTCGTATTGGTAATTCAAAGGTATTAATCACAGCAGAAAATGATGGGATTTTGAGATTCTTCAAAATAAACTCTCTTTAAGAATGGGGTGGAACTGCTGAGCGAAATCAATTCTTGAAAAAGTAACTTTAGATAAAAAAATCCCTCTACTATAAATAGAGGGATTTTCTGTTTTTGCAGGTTTGTTAGCGTAAAAAAGAGTTTACATACTTTTTGCAGGAGTAAGGGTGATATTTCTGAATGAAACGGGTCCATGATCTCCCTGAAGCATAATCGGGCCCGGTTCGGCTTCTTTACTGTCCAAAGCTCCGCCGGTTGTTCCTGGAATGGGGCGGTTACAAATGATTTCCTCTCCATTAAGGACTACTGTAACCAATCGGCCGGTAAGTGTGACGTCCAATTTTTGCCATTCACCGGAAGGCTTCATTGCATTTTTGATCGGATCGATGAAGCCATACACTCCACCGGTTGTAGTTGAAGAAGCCTTCATTTCATACGAATCCATGATTTGTACTTCGTATCGCCCGCGAAGGTATAAGCCACTGTTACTTCCTTCCGGAATGTTGAATTCCAGGGAAATTTTGAAATCATTGAACTTGTCCTTCGTAATCAGATGTCCACCGGTCTGCTTATTCACCAATACACCATTTTCCATACTGAACTGATTGTTAGCAGCCAAAATCCATTGGGACAGATTTTGGTCAAGAAGATTTACAGGTTCGCCCCATTCTGGCTTATGATCACGTTTTAATTCCGGAGCCCGCACGGCTGTCCAGTTTAGTGTGGTTGAACCGTAAGATGTTGTACCTGTGAGTTTTTCATTGGAATGAGTAAACTCCATATGCATATCGGAATCCGTTTGAATCCACTGAGGCGGAATGGTGAAACTGAAAACTCCTGTGCTTTCTGAAAATTTAACTTCAGAAACGGGGCGGGCGCTGCCATCAATTCCGACAAATTCTCCAACAAGCGCATTTGTTCCCGATGGTTTTATATAGAGCCAGGAAGGTCTCTCTCCATTTTCAGTTTGCACCGTAATATTCCAGCTCCCTGAAACTTCCGATCCCGGAATTGACTGAGAAAAGAGAGAAAGGGGAAGAAGCATCAATGAAAAAAAGAAGAGTGTTTTAAAAAAAGTGAAATTATTTTTTTTGAGATTTTTCATAAGAAAATATGGTAGAATTGATAATTA
Proteins encoded:
- a CDS encoding 3-keto-disaccharide hydrolase, whose protein sequence is MKNLKKNNFTFFKTLFFFSLMLLPLSLFSQSIPGSEVSGSWNITVQTENGERPSWLYIKPSGTNALVGEFVGIDGSARPVSEVKFSESTGVFSFTIPPQWIQTDSDMHMEFTHSNEKLTGTTSYGSTTLNWTAVRAPELKRDHKPEWGEPVNLLDQNLSQWILAANNQFSMENGVLVNKQTGGHLITKDKFNDFKISLEFNIPEGSNSGLYLRGRYEVQIMDSYEMKASSTTTGGVYGFIDPIKNAMKPSGEWQKLDVTLTGRLVTVVLNGEEIICNRPIPGTTGGALDSKEAEPGPIMLQGDHGPVSFRNITLTPAKSM